From the Kitasatospora atroaurantiaca genome, the window GATGTCGGCGCGCTGCTTGGCCTGCGCGGCCTGCTCGGCCTGCCACTCGGCGTTCGCGGTGGCGACCACCTCGTCGAACAGGTGCAGCGGGTCCAGCGGCTCGGTGGTGTCGCACCCGGCCCACTGGATCTTGAGGTCCTCGACCTCCATCCGGAACTCGACCGAGTCCTTCGCCGGAGCCGCGGACGGGAACCCGCCCAGGCGGATCCAGCGTGCGATCTGGTACGAGGACAGCGACTTCAGCCAGTCCTCGGAGGCGTAGAAGCCGTAGATGCCGCCCCAGGGCTGGTCCGCGGTGGCGGCCCTGCGCTCCTTCAGGATCGCGATCGCCCGGTCGAGCGCGGCCTGCGTCGGCTTGGGCGGCGGCGGGCCGTCGAAGTTCTTCTCCCCGCTGTCCAGCAGGAAGTCCCGCATCGCCTTGCCGTACTCCGGCGCGTGCAGGAACGTCATGTAGTCGGAGGTGTGGACCGCGTAGGGCGTGGTCACCTTGGCCCAGACGTCCTGCCGCGCGGTCTGCGCCTGGTTGGCGGCCCGCTGGTCGTTCTGGTCGTCCATCCGGGCGTTGCCCAGCGTGCCCATGCCCCAGGTGAACACCGCCTGGCGGGTGTCCACGGCTCGGCCGGCGGCCAGGCTCTGCGCCGCCACCGCCTTCACCTTCGGACCGCCCGCGTGCAGCCAGTTCCCGGTGACGCACCGGTCGCTGCGCATCTGGGCGTCCGGGATCGCCACCGCCGAGGCCTCGATGTCCGGCAGCGCGCGCTGCCAGAGCCGGACCTCGTCCATCCGGCCCGGGAAGTAGTCGCCGGGCGTGCCGGCCCGGAGACCCCGGCCGACCTGGACCTCACCAGCGGCCTGCCAGGTCGCGGTGTGCGCGGCGGTCGACGCCAGGGCGCCGTTCACGTACAGCCGGATCTGGGCGGCGGCCGAGTCGTAGACGCCGGTGAGATGGGTCCAGTCGTTCGCGCCGGCCACCACCGCGGTGCCGTTCGCCGCGTCCCAGCCGGTCGTCTCCGAGTCGGCCCGCGGCATTCCGAACACCGGCTTGCCGTCCGGATTCACCTTCAGGTAGAAGCCGGACACCCGGCTGCCCGGCTGGGTGATCACCGAGTACGACTGGCCGGGAGCCTTGCCGAGCTGCACCCAGGCCGAGACCGTGAAGGACTGGTCGGTGGGCAGCGTGACCGGGACGGACAGGTAGTCGTCCACACCGTCGAGGCGCAGCGTCCGGCCGCCGGAGCCCAGGTTGCCCCAGATCGCCTCGTTGTCGGTCCGCGCACCGGCGAACACGCCGTTGTGGTGAGCTGCCCGGGGGCCGCCCTCGATGGTGTTCGGGGTGTAGTCCGGCTCGCTCCACTCGAAGTCGTAGTGGGCCAGCTCGCCGTTGACCGCGTGGCCCGGGGCCGGATCGGCCGCCTTCGGCGCGACCTGCTGGGGGACGGCGTGGGCCACCGACATCACCAGCGACGTGGCCGTCGCGAGGGCGGTGACGGTCATCGCCCGGGCCAGGGCACGACGTACCCGGCCTGCCCTTATCGGGACTTTCCTGTGCATTGTGTCGCCGTTCTCCTGAGTGGGGATCACTTCGCCCCAGGAGGCGGCGGCGGCGTCGCAGAGCGCCGTGCGCTGATCAAGCGTCAGATCTGGGCCCACCCCCCGAGGGCATGCGAATACTCACACGCGGAGATCCGGGAACGGCACCCCCGTCCGGCGGGGGGAGCTCCCCGCCGGACGGGGGGTGCGGTCATCGGGCCTGCGCCATCAGGTCGGCCTCATCAGGTCCGCGTCATCAGGTCTGTGCCGGGAACACGACCGCACCCGGCCTTCGGCGCTCCGAGGTGGAGCCCCGCGGACCGGGTGCGGTCGGTGCTGGTGCCGGATGCGGCGAGCCGGTGGCTCAGGCAGCCTTCTTGGTCTCCCAGAAGATCGCGTCGATCTGGGCGATGAGGTCGAGCAGCGCCTGGCCGGTGGCCGGGTCGGTGGACGCCTTGGCGGCCGAGGCGGCCTTGCCGGCGTTGTTGAAGAGCTCGTGCAGCTGCGGGTACGCCTCGAAGTGCGGGGCCTTGAAGTAGTCCGTGTGCAGCACGGAGAGGTGGTGCTTGACCAGCTCGGCGCGCTCCTCCTTGATGACGATGGCGCGGGCCCGGAAGTGCGAGTCCTCGTTGGCCTGGTACTTCTCCTGAGTGGCCTTCACGGACTCGGCCTCGATGCGGGCCTGGGCCGGGTCGTACACACCGCAGGGCAGGTCGCAGTGGGCGTGCGCAGTGGCGCGCGGTGCAAACAGACGAGAGAACATGGGAGTCCTTCCTTAGATCGTCTTCCCGCGCTGAGATTACCCCTCCGCCCCGTCCGTTTCGCCGCAGGGCCGGGTGCCTAGGGCAAAAGGCGGAGCCCGAACCGGTAGATTTCGGACGGGTCCGCGGCCCGGGCCATGCTGGACACTGGACGCGGAGTCAGGGGTGATCGGATGACAACGAGGCAGGAGAGCAGCGGGTTGCTGCCGTTCGGGGTGATCGACGTGGTGGGCCCGTCGATGCGCCCGTCACTGCACGACGGGGACCACGTCCTGGTCCGGTACGGCGCGCGGATCAGGCCGGGTGCCGTGGTGCTGTTCCGGCACCCGCTGCGGCAGGACCTGCTGGTGGTGAAGCGGGCCGCCGAGCGCCGTCCGCGCGGGTGGTGGCTGCTGTCCGACAACCAGGGCGTGCACACCGACAGCCGGGAGTACGGGCCGGTACCGGACGAACTGGTGCTCGGACGCGTGCTGCTGCGGATCCGGCCCCGCCCGGCCTGGCTGGCCCCGACGGTCTGGCTGGAGCGTGCACTGACCAGCGGACCGCTGGCCCGGGCGCCCTGGCTGGCGGCCCGGCTGGGGGTGCACCGGCCGCTCAGCCTTGAGCTGTGAGCGTGGCCCGCTTGGCCTCTTCCCGCTTGCGGGCCCGGTACGCGGCGACGTTGGCGCGGGTCGCGCAGCGGTCGGAGCAGTAGCGGCGCGAGCGGTTGGTGGAGGTGTCCAGGTAGGCGTTGCGGCAGGGCGCGGCCTGGCAGATGCCGAGCCGGTCGGCGCCGAGCTCGGTGAGGTGGATGGCCAGGCCCATGCAGGCCACCGCGGTGTAGTTGGCGGCGGCGGTGGGCGCGTTGTCGGCCAGGTGCAGGTGCCAGCGGGGCCGGCCGGCCTCGTCCAGGTAGTCGTGGCCGGAGACCAGCGGGCTGACGGGGTACTCCACCATCAGGCTGTTGAGCAGGTCCACCCCACGGACCTCGTCGCCCTCCGCGGCGGCCTCGAAGACCCCGCGCAGCCTGGTCCGGACGGCCCGCAGCCGCGGCAGGTCGGCCTCGTCGGCGATGGCGGCGGCCCGGGAGGGGGTACCGAAGAGGGCCCGTACGGCGTCCACCGAGGTCAGCGCGTCGGTGCCGCGCTCGGGCTCCTCGCTGTTCACCAGCCGGACGGCGTAGTCGGCGTACGAGGCGAGCTCCACGGTGGTCCTTCCAGGGGCGGTAACGGGTGAGCTGCCCCCAGGGTATTACCAATGGCGGACGCGCGGCGGCGCCTGCCACGGGTGCGGCAGGCGCCGAAACGACAACGGTGTCAGAGGACCTTGGACAGGAAGGCCCTGGTCCGTTCCTCCTGCGGGTTGGTGAGCACGTCGCGCGGACTGCCGGACTCGACCACCACGCCGTCGTCCATGAAGACCAACGCGTCGCCGACCTCGCGGGCGAAGCCCATCTCGTGGGTGACGACGATCATCGTCATGCCCTCCTCGGCGAGACCGCGCATGACGTCGAGGACCTCGCCGACCAGCTCGGGGTCGAGCGCCGAGGTGGGCTCGTCGAAGAGCATCAGCTTCGGCTGCATCGCCAGTGCACGGGCGATCGCGACCCGCTGCTGCTGGCCGCCGGAGAGCTGTGAGGGGTAGTTGCGGGCCTTGTCGGCCAGGCCCACCCGCTCCATGAGCTGCATCCCCCGCTCCTTGGCGGCGGACTTGCTCTCGCCCCTGACCTGTACCGGAGCCTCGATCACGTTGTCGAGGGCGGTCATGTGCGGGAAGAGGTTGAAGTGCTGGAAGACCATGCCGATGTCGCGGCGCTTGAGCGACACCTCGCGGTCCCTGAGCTCGTAGAGCCGGTCGCCCTTCTCGCGGTACCCGACAAGCTCGCCGTCGACCGAGAGCCGGCCGGCGTTGATCTTCTCCAGGTGGTTGATGCACCGCAGGAAGGTCGACTTGCCGGAGCCGGAGGGGCCGACCAGGCAGAACACCTCGCCCTTCCTGACCTCCAGGTTGATGCCCTTGAGTACCTCGATCAGGCCGTACGACTTGTGCACGCCCTCGGCCTTGACCATGGGGGCCGCAGAATCGGCCGTTGCCTTCGTCAGGTCGCTCACAGGTGGCCACCTCCCTCGACGCCGGTGACGACGTCGTGCTCGGCGTGCGGCGTGGGCTTGCGCGTGAAGAGACCGCGCAGGCGCTGGAGCGGGGTGGGCGGCAGGACCCGGTTGGCCCCGCGCGCGTAGTACCGCTCGATGTAGTACTGGCCCACTGTCAGGATAGACGTCAGGAACAGGTACCAGAGGCTGACCGTGATCAGCAGTGGGATGGTCTGGAAGGTGCGCGAGTAGATGTTCTGACCGGCTCGCAGCAGCTCCTCCAGCGAGATCACCGACACCAGCGAGGTGGTCTTCAGCATCGAGATGGTCTCGTTGCCGGTCGGCGGGATGATCACCCGCATCGCCTGCGGCAGGATGATGCGCCGCATCGTGGCGAACTGGCTCATACCGAGCGCGTGCGAGGCCTCGGTCTGTCCCTCGGGGACGGACTGGATGCCACCACGGACGATCTCCGCCATGTAGGCGGCCTCGTTGAGGCCGAGGCCGAGCAGGGCTGCCGTGAAAACCGGGATCAGCGAGTTGGTGTTCTCGGACCAGAAGGCCGGGCCGAACGGGACACCGATCGAGATCTTCGCCCACAGGGCGCCGAGGAAGTTCCAGAACAGCAGCTGGACCAGGACAGGCGTGCCGCGGAACACCCAGATGTAGACCCAGGCGCTGCCGGAGAGCAGTGGGTTGGGCGACAGCCGCATCACCGCGAGGACGACGCCGCCGACCACGCCGATGAGCATGGACAGCGCGGTCAGCTCCAGGGTGACCCCGAGGCCGTGCAGGATGCTCGAGTCGAAGAGGTAGTTCCCGACGATGTCCCAGTGGAAGGCGGGGTTGTACTTCAGGGCGTGGAACAGCATCGCCGCGAGGACCGCGATGACGACGGCTCCGGCCCAACGTCCGGGGTGGCGCACCGGGACGGCCTTGATGTAGTCAGGCCGTCCCGGGGTCGCCCCCTGATCGGAAGGGTTCACAGTGTGACCTCAGGGGGTGGGTTCAGAAAGACGGTCAGCTGGTGGCGCCGTTGATCGTGGAGCTGTTGATCGCACCCGCCTCGACGCCCCACTTCGACAGGATCTGCTTGTAGGTGCCGTCTGCCATCAGGGCGGTGATGGCGCCCTGGACGGCCTTGGACAGGGGCGAGCCCTTGGCCACCACGACGCCGTACGGGGCAGTGTCGGTGGTCGCGCCGAGCTTCTGCAGCTGGCCGTTGGTCTGCTTGATCGCGTAGTCGATGACCGGCGAGTCCGCCAACATGACCTGGTCGCGGCCGGACACCACAGCGGTGGTGACGTCCGTCTGCAGGGCGAACTTGTCTCCGTCGTTCGGGATGGTCGGCTTGCCGGCCTTGACGCAGGCCGGGTTGATGACGTCCTTGATCGAGTCGGCCTGGGTGGTGCCGGTCTGGACGGCGACCTTCTTGCCGCAGAGGTCGTCGGTGATCTTGTCCGGGTTGCCGGACTTGACCGCTGCGGCGGTGCCGGCGGAGAAGTAGGTCACCATGTCGACCGTGGCCTCGCGCTCCTTGGTGTCGGTGAAGGAGCTCATCCCGAGCTGGTACTTGTTCGAGGTGATACCGGGGATGATCGACGTGAAGTCGGCGTTCTGGACGTTGGCCGTCAGGCCCAGCTTCTGCGCGATCGCGTTGGCCAGGTCGACGTCCATGCCGACGATGTTGCCCTTGTCGTCCTTGAACTCGTTCGGCGCGTACGAGGCGTCGGCGCCGACGACCAGCTTGCCGCTCGACTTGAGGTCGGCGGGGACCAGCGCGGCCAGCGAAGGATCGGCGGTGACGGCGGCGACCGTGGTGCTCGGGCTCGCGGAGCCGGTGCTCTTGCTGCTGCTACAGGCGGTGAGGGCCAGCGAGGCGGACGCGAGTACGGCGCCGGCCGCGAGGAGGCGGGAGCGCGAGGTGCGGGCGGTCATGGGGGGATCTCCTCCTGTGGGAGAGGTCGGGCGAAGCGCGCCGCGGGGGAGCGGCACACCGGGTCCAACCGGCCCGCACAACGTCGTACGGAGCCGTGCCGGTCGTTCGTCTGTGCAGGTCATTCCTGGTGGTGCCGTCGCCACCCTCCGCCGAGGTGGACGAGCGATCGAACTGACTCGACCAAGTGGCTGTCGCGATCCGAGTTGGGGGAATCCTGCCATCCGGTGCCGGTGAACGGACCCATATTCAGATCAAAATCGGATAACGGGGGCCCGGACTGTCCGCTATTCGGAGCAATTCCGTGCCCCTGTCACCCTGTGTATAAGTATGCGGACCAGAGGTCGCTCAGCCCGGGAGGCCCGGCCGAGGCGAACGGGCGTCAGAAGCCTCCGTTGACGACCGCGTTCTGCGCCGCGCCGGCGCCGACGTTCCACTTGGCGAGGATCTTGTCGTACTCGCCGCTGCGGATGACCTGGTCGAGCGCCTTGGCCAGAACGTCCCGAAGCTCGGTGTTCTCCTTGGTCAGCGCGATCCCGTACGGGCCGGGCTGCAGCTGGGAGCTGGCGACCTCGAACTGCTTGCCGGCCTGGTTGCGCTGCGCGACGTACGCGGCCACCGGGTAGTCGTTCAGGTCGGCGACCGCCCTGCCGGTGGCGACCTCGGCCAGCGCCTGGTCGTCGGTGTCGAAGAGATGGACGACCAGCGGCTTGCCGGTCTTGCCGCAGGCTCCGATCTGCCGGTCGGCGATGGCGGCCTGGGTGGTGCCGCGCTGCAGGGCGATGGTGTGGCCGCAGAGGTCGTCGAGGCTCTTGACGCCCTTGGGGTTGCCCTTCTGGACCAGGAGCGAGGTGCCGGCGATGAAGTAGTCGACGAAGTCGACGCCGGGGGAGGTCTGCTTGCCGCTGTCGTCCGTGCCCTCGCGGCGCTGGCGGTTGTCGCTCATCGCGGACATCACCATGTCGTACTGCTTGGCCAGCAGGCCGGGGATGAGCTTGTCGAACGAGGTGTCGACGATCTCGACCTTCAGACCCAGCTGCTTGCCGATGGCCTCGGCGATCTCCGGGTCGATTCCGGCGGCCTCGGAGTTCTGGTCCTTGAACTCGACCGGCGCGTAGTTGAGGTCCGAGCCGACCTTCAGGACGCCGGCCGCCTTCACGGCGGCGGGGAGCCTGCCGCGCAGTTCGTCCGCGGAGTTCTTCGTGACCGCGGTGCTGCCGCAGGCGGTGAGCAGCAGTGAACCGGCCGCCAGAGCGGCGCCGGCCCGGCCGGCTGCCAGGGTGGACATGTGCCGGGCCGGTCTGAGCTGGGTGGGTCTGAGCTGGGTCGGTCTGTGCATGGTGGTGCTCCTCCTGTGGGAGAGGTGGTGCTGTCTGCCACCAGGCGCGCGGGTGTGCGGATGGGCCGGCTGCCGCGCTCGCGTGGAGGCACGACAGGCCGGGTACCGGTGGCTGAGAGCGGATCCTGCCATCCCACTCTGCTGGGCCGGGCGGCGGGTGTGTCAGAATCTGGTATCGGGTGACCCCCGAACCGAACCAGACCGCCGAGTCGCGACAGGCTCGGGGTGCACAGGACCGGAAGTCGAAGACGCCGACTCTGGATCCGGTGCACCAGCTCCCCTCCGTGTCTGGTTCACTCCTGCGGGTGTGCGTGCTCAGTCGCCATTGCCGTCACAGGCCCCTCGGTGCTTCCGAAACCAGGGGTCGTCAAGTGGCAATCAAGGGATGACGCGCACGTTAAGAGGACAAAAAGGCATAGGTGCGATGCCTTAGTCCGACCTAGGCTCAAGATCCGGCACCGACCGGATGATGCCCTGGCAGACCGGAAGCACAGCGCAGACAACACCCCATACCCTCACCCGAGGGCGCCCGTTCGACGGCAGCGCCCCGACCCGGCTCCGGGTACGCCCAGGCGTACCCGGTTTCCCGCATCGGCGGGCCGGGTCGTACGCCCGTCGGCCGTGCGCTCTCGCTGATCATGACTGAAGAGGTCATCGTGGCAGCGGAGATCATCCACCCCAGCACTCAGGACACCGACGACCCCGTCGACGCCGTTTTCGCGCTTCACCGCGGCGGCAAGATGGAGGTGCGTGCCACGGTGCCGGTGCGCGACGCGGACGACCTGTCCCTTGCCTACACGCCGGGCGTGGCCCGGGTCTGCACCGCGATCGCCGAGCAGCCCGAGCTGGTCAACGACTACACCTGGAAGTCCAACGTGGTCGCGGTCGTCACCGACGGCACCGCGGTGCTGGGCCTGGGCGACATCGGCCCGGAGGCCTCCCTGCCCGTCATGGAGGGCAAGGCGATCCTGTTCAAGCAGTTCGGCGGGGTGGACGCCGTCCCGATCGCGCTGGCCTGCACCGAGGTGGACGAGATCGTCGAGACCGTCGTCCGGCTGGCCCCGTCCTTCGGCGGCGTCAACCTGGAGGACATCTCCGCCCCGCGCTGCTTCGAGATCGAGCGCCGCCTGCAGGACGCGCTGGACATCCCGATCTTCCACGACGACCAGCACGGCACCGCGATCGTGACCACGGCCGCGCTGTGGAACGCCGCCAAGGTGACCGGCCGGGAGATCGGCGAGCTGCGCGCCGTCATCTCCGGCGCGGGCGCGGCCGGCATCGCGATCGCCAAGATGCTGGTCGCGGCCGGCATCGGCGACGTCTCGGTCTGCGACCGGCGCGGCGTGGTGTACGAGGGCCGGGGCGACCTGACGGACGTCAAGGCCGAGATCGCCGGGATCACCAACAAGGCCGGGCTCAAGGGCTCGCTGGCCGACGCGCTGAACGGCGCGGACGTCTTCATCGGCGTCTCCGGCGGCACCGTGCCGGAGGAGGCGGTGGCCACCATGGCGAAGGACTGCTTCATCTTCGCGATGGCCAACCCCAACCCGGAGATCCACCCCGAGGTCGCGCACAAGTACGCGGCCGTGGTGGCCACCGGTCGCTCGGACTTCCCGAACCAGATCAACAACGTGCTGGCTTTCCCCGGCATCTTCGCCGGCGCCCTGCAGGTCCGGGCGACCCGGATCACCGAGGGCATGAAGCTGGCCGCCGCCCAGGCGCTGGCCGCGGTGGTCGCCGACGAGCTGACGGCGCAGAAGGTCATCCCCTCCCCGTTCGACGAGCGCGTCGCCCCGGCGGTCACCAAGGCCGTGGCCGAGGCCGCCCGCGCGGAGGGCGTCGCCCGCCGGTAGGCACGGGCAACCTTGCGGGAGCGTTTACCCCAGGGGCGCGGGGAACTGCGCGCGGCGGAAGGCTTCGGCCCGGACGCCGCGCGCAGTTCCCCGCGCCCCTTGTGGGTACCCGGCTGCGTACGTGAACCCCGCGCTCCTTGCGGCGGCGAGCCCGACGCGCTGGAGGTCACACCCGTGCGTGGTTCCGGTTCACGGGCGTTCACCGCTATCGTCCGGGGCATGTTCGCCGCCTACGCCGCACGTATCGACGCCGACGACCCGCTGAGTGCCCTGGAGTTGGGGGACCGGCCCGAGCCGGAGGTCCGTCCGGGCTGGAGTGTGGTGACGGTCAAGGCCGCCACCCTGAACCATCACGACCTGTGGTCGCTGCGCGGGGTCGGCCTGCCCGCCGAGCGGCTGCCGATGATCCTGGGCTGCGATGCCGCCGGTGTCGACGAGCACGGCAACGAGGTGGTCATCCACTCCGTGATCGGCCAGAGCGGCCACGGCGTCGGCCCGGACGAGCCACGTTCGATCCTGACCGAGCGTTACCAGGGCACCTTCGCCGAACGCGTCGCCGTCCCGACCTGGAACCTGCTGCCGAAGCCCGCCGAACTCTCCTTCGCCGAGGCCGCCTGCCTCCCCACCGCCTGGCTGACGGCCTATCGGATGCTCTTCACCAAGGCGGACGTGAAGCCCGGCAACACCATCCTCGTCCAGGGTGCCGGCGGCGGAGTCTCCACCGCCCTGGTCGTCCTCGCCAAGGCGGCCGGCCTGCGCGTCTGGATCACCGGCCGGGACGAGGCCAAGCGCGCCCGGGCCGTCGAGCTCGGCGCCGACGCCGCATTCGAGAGCGGCGCCCGCCTCCCCGAGCGCGTCGACGCCGTCATGGAGACCGTCGGTGCCGCCACCTGGTCCCACTCCGTCAAGTCGCTCAAGCCCGGCGGCACCATCGTCATCTCCGGCGCCACCTCCGGCCACAACCCCCCGGCGACCGAGCTCAACCGCATCTTCTTCCTCGAGCTCAAGGTCGTCGGCTCCACCATGGGCACCAAGGAGGAACTGGCCGGCCTCCTCGCCCTCTGCGCCAACACCGGCATCCGCCCGGTGATCGACTCCACCCTCCCCCTCACCGAGGCCCGCGACGCCTTCGCCCGCCTCGCCAAGGGCGACGTCTTCGGCAAGCTCGTCCTGACGCCCTGATCCGGCTCCACCGAATGACGCGGGGCCTCGCCGGACACGACACGGGTGAGCTTCTCTTCACACCACTCGGCCGGGTTCTTCCCAGGCATCACCGGAGCCACCCTCGGAAGCCGTCACTGCGGTAGGAGGAGTACTCACCGTACAGCTGCTGCCTGGCAGCCTTGCTGCGAGCGAACAATGATCCGCGCCACCACGGGGTAAAGGTTCAGCCCAGAATCCGGCGGATGCGGTCGGCCACGGTGGCCAGGGCCGCCCGGGACTGGGTGAGCTGATCAGCCGTCACGCCGCTGTCGCGGGCGGCGTCCCTGACCTGGTCGCGGAAGCGGTCCAGCAGGCGCTCCAGCTCGCGGGCCGGGTCGGCGGTGGGGTCGGTCTCGGCCCAGGCGGGGAGGTCGGCCGGGGTGGCCTCCTCCTTGTCGAGGTCGATCCGGGTGACGGTGGCCTCCTCCTCCGGGCTGTGCGGCTGGCCCCACTTGGCGGCGTCCGCCAGGCCCGCCAGACTCCGGGTCAGCTCGGAGAGCCCTTCGGACAGTCCGGTGGACCAGTCGCCGCGCGAGGCGTGCTCGCGGACCTGCTGCTCCACCCGGCGCTTGATCCGCAGGGCCTCCTGCTGGGCGGCGGTGCGGGACGCCCGGGCCTGCTCGCGGAGCCTGCGGGCCTCCTCCTCGGCGGCCTTGGCCTGCGCCTTGGCTGCCCGCTCCTGCTCCTTGGCCCGCTTCGCCTGCTCCTTGGCCTGCGTCTTGAACTGGGCGAACTCCTCCTTGGCACGCTGCCAGGACTCCTTGTCCCCCCACGGCCCGGCCCACGGGTCGCCGCCGGGCTCGGACTTCGGCCTCGGCGCCTGCTTGGCCTCCCCCCAGAGCTCCTCGCGCAGGTCCTTGGCGCTGTCCCGGACGTCCTCGCGGATCGCCCCGGCCAGCTGGGCGACCGACTCGCGGATCTCGACCTCCAGCTCGGCCAGCTCGCCCTGACGGGCGGCCAGCTCGGTGCGGCCGGCGGCGGTGAGCCGGTAGACCTTGCGGCCGCCCTCGGTGCTGTGCGCGACCAGGCCCTCCTTCTCCAGCTTCGCCAGCCGCGGGTACACGGTGCCGGCCGAGGGCGCGTACAGGCCCTGGAAGCGCTCCTCCAGCAGTCGGATCACCTCGTAGCCGTGGCGCGGGGCCTCGTCGAGCAGCTTCAGCAGGTAGAGGCGCAGGCGGCCGTGGCCGAAGACGGGGGTCATGTCAGGCCTCCTCGGTGCCGGTGGAGCTGCCCGGGAGCTCCTTGACGAGGCTCGGCTTGTCGTCCTCGGCGTCCGGCCGACGGAGTACCGTCACGGCGCCGGAGACGGTGGTGACCTGGAGCTTGCCGGAGCCCGAGCCGAGCTCGCCGGAGAGCCGCTTGGCACCCCAGGAGCCGCCGATCTTGAGCTCGTCGAAGGTGCTGGTGAGGTCGCCGGTGGTGGTGCCGGCCTCGACCTTGGTGTCGGCGAGCGAGGGCAGCCGGACGCCGACCGGGCCGCTGACGGTGGTGACGGTGATGTCGGCCGCGGTCTCGACGTCGAGGTCGAGGGTGACGGCGCCGCTGACGGACTTGGCGAGCACCTTGTCGGCCGTACCGGCGACCACGGTCAGGTGGCCGGAGACGGTGTTGACGCGCAGCTCCCCGGAGACCGACTGGGCGTCCACGTTGCCCGAGACGGTGTTGGCCTCGGTACGGCCGGAGAGGCCGACCAGGGTGGTCTCGCCGCTCGCGCCGTGCACCGCGACATGGCCCGAGACGCCGGAGACCGTGACGTCGGCGGAGGCCGTGCCCACCTTGACCTCCGCACCGGCCGGGACGGCCAGCGAGACCACGGCCCTGCGCTTGCGGCGCAGCGAGGCGAAGAAGCCCTTGACGGACTGCACCGACTTCACGGTCTCGGAGAGCTCGCCCCAGCTGAGGTCCTTGTAGGCGACCGTCAGCACACCGTTCTCCAGGGTGACCTGCAGCGGCTCGCCCTCCAGCTCGGTGACCTCCAGCCGGGCCGGGCCCTCGGCGGCGACGACGTTCACCGCACCGCTGATGATCCGCACGTGCAGCGTG encodes:
- the sodN gene encoding superoxide dismutase, Ni; this translates as MFSRLFAPRATAHAHCDLPCGVYDPAQARIEAESVKATQEKYQANEDSHFRARAIVIKEERAELVKHHLSVLHTDYFKAPHFEAYPQLHELFNNAGKAASAAKASTDPATGQALLDLIAQIDAIFWETKKAA
- the sodX gene encoding nickel-type superoxide dismutase maturation protease, yielding MTTRQESSGLLPFGVIDVVGPSMRPSLHDGDHVLVRYGARIRPGAVVLFRHPLRQDLLVVKRAAERRPRGWWLLSDNQGVHTDSREYGPVPDELVLGRVLLRIRPRPAWLAPTVWLERALTSGPLARAPWLAARLGVHRPLSLEL
- a CDS encoding CGNR zinc finger domain-containing protein, which gives rise to MELASYADYAVRLVNSEEPERGTDALTSVDAVRALFGTPSRAAAIADEADLPRLRAVRTRLRGVFEAAAEGDEVRGVDLLNSLMVEYPVSPLVSGHDYLDEAGRPRWHLHLADNAPTAAANYTAVACMGLAIHLTELGADRLGICQAAPCRNAYLDTSTNRSRRYCSDRCATRANVAAYRARKREEAKRATLTAQG
- a CDS encoding amino acid ABC transporter ATP-binding protein, with the protein product MVKAEGVHKSYGLIEVLKGINLEVRKGEVFCLVGPSGSGKSTFLRCINHLEKINAGRLSVDGELVGYREKGDRLYELRDREVSLKRRDIGMVFQHFNLFPHMTALDNVIEAPVQVRGESKSAAKERGMQLMERVGLADKARNYPSQLSGGQQQRVAIARALAMQPKLMLFDEPTSALDPELVGEVLDVMRGLAEEGMTMIVVTHEMGFAREVGDALVFMDDGVVVESGSPRDVLTNPQEERTRAFLSKVL
- a CDS encoding amino acid ABC transporter permease — encoded protein: MNPSDQGATPGRPDYIKAVPVRHPGRWAGAVVIAVLAAMLFHALKYNPAFHWDIVGNYLFDSSILHGLGVTLELTALSMLIGVVGGVVLAVMRLSPNPLLSGSAWVYIWVFRGTPVLVQLLFWNFLGALWAKISIGVPFGPAFWSENTNSLIPVFTAALLGLGLNEAAYMAEIVRGGIQSVPEGQTEASHALGMSQFATMRRIILPQAMRVIIPPTGNETISMLKTTSLVSVISLEELLRAGQNIYSRTFQTIPLLITVSLWYLFLTSILTVGQYYIERYYARGANRVLPPTPLQRLRGLFTRKPTPHAEHDVVTGVEGGGHL
- a CDS encoding ABC transporter substrate-binding protein yields the protein MTARTSRSRLLAAGAVLASASLALTACSSSKSTGSASPSTTVAAVTADPSLAALVPADLKSSGKLVVGADASYAPNEFKDDKGNIVGMDVDLANAIAQKLGLTANVQNADFTSIIPGITSNKYQLGMSSFTDTKEREATVDMVTYFSAGTAAAVKSGNPDKITDDLCGKKVAVQTGTTQADSIKDVINPACVKAGKPTIPNDGDKFALQTDVTTAVVSGRDQVMLADSPVIDYAIKQTNGQLQKLGATTDTAPYGVVVAKGSPLSKAVQGAITALMADGTYKQILSKWGVEAGAINSSTINGATS
- a CDS encoding ABC transporter substrate-binding protein, whose translation is MHRPTQLRPTQLRPARHMSTLAAGRAGAALAAGSLLLTACGSTAVTKNSADELRGRLPAAVKAAGVLKVGSDLNYAPVEFKDQNSEAAGIDPEIAEAIGKQLGLKVEIVDTSFDKLIPGLLAKQYDMVMSAMSDNRQRREGTDDSGKQTSPGVDFVDYFIAGTSLLVQKGNPKGVKSLDDLCGHTIALQRGTTQAAIADRQIGACGKTGKPLVVHLFDTDDQALAEVATGRAVADLNDYPVAAYVAQRNQAGKQFEVASSQLQPGPYGIALTKENTELRDVLAKALDQVIRSGEYDKILAKWNVGAGAAQNAVVNGGF
- a CDS encoding NAD(P)-dependent malic enzyme, coding for MAAEIIHPSTQDTDDPVDAVFALHRGGKMEVRATVPVRDADDLSLAYTPGVARVCTAIAEQPELVNDYTWKSNVVAVVTDGTAVLGLGDIGPEASLPVMEGKAILFKQFGGVDAVPIALACTEVDEIVETVVRLAPSFGGVNLEDISAPRCFEIERRLQDALDIPIFHDDQHGTAIVTTAALWNAAKVTGREIGELRAVISGAGAAGIAIAKMLVAAGIGDVSVCDRRGVVYEGRGDLTDVKAEIAGITNKAGLKGSLADALNGADVFIGVSGGTVPEEAVATMAKDCFIFAMANPNPEIHPEVAHKYAAVVATGRSDFPNQINNVLAFPGIFAGALQVRATRITEGMKLAAAQALAAVVADELTAQKVIPSPFDERVAPAVTKAVAEAARAEGVARR
- a CDS encoding zinc-binding dehydrogenase is translated as MFAAYAARIDADDPLSALELGDRPEPEVRPGWSVVTVKAATLNHHDLWSLRGVGLPAERLPMILGCDAAGVDEHGNEVVIHSVIGQSGHGVGPDEPRSILTERYQGTFAERVAVPTWNLLPKPAELSFAEAACLPTAWLTAYRMLFTKADVKPGNTILVQGAGGGVSTALVVLAKAAGLRVWITGRDEAKRARAVELGADAAFESGARLPERVDAVMETVGAATWSHSVKSLKPGGTIVISGATSGHNPPATELNRIFFLELKVVGSTMGTKEELAGLLALCANTGIRPVIDSTLPLTEARDAFARLAKGDVFGKLVLTP